The following are encoded together in the Mastacembelus armatus chromosome 6, fMasArm1.2, whole genome shotgun sequence genome:
- the tbc1d15 gene encoding TBC1 domain family member 15 isoform X2, whose protein sequence is MFNMFTVLFEHEGVFIQPSSDEDAITQDLLVSGSLRIIDRDGEIIVEYRPLEDTVDPSNMLCAGKDSSSVVEWTQCPGDRSQQLLETQHSYETEWDMVNAVSFRKKPCTNGEGSMNHSHERSRWAFTFSVGDLRSITVREEGWTFLICKLKDSSSLPALHFHQGGSREFLDNLRRFALLTESLDDETCLLLSTPNKTLSQSFENLLDDNNFGIVHKFRKDPYVTTLGGFSKVTNYLFDALRGAEEQHQRPPEEVADLLGEVIPGLEINQQEEPGFEVITRIDLGTRPQVTRREPLSVEDWAKYQDPEGRMINISQLKQAIFKGGLYHAVRKEAWKFLLGYFPWDSTLEERKALQRTKTDEYFRMKLQWKSVSEEQERRNSRLRDYRSLIEKDVNRTDRTNRFYEGIDNPGLVLLHDILMTYCMFDFDLGYVQGMSDLLSPILYVMENEVDAFWCFVSFMDQMHQNFEEQMQGMKNQLIQLSLLLRLLDLVFWNYLESQDSGYLYFCFRWLLIRFKRELSFQDVLRLWEVMWTGLPCQNFHLLVCCAILDSEKQKIMEENFGFNEILKHINELSMKLDIEEILQKAEGICLQIKGCKDLPHSISGILGFDTNVCGSNAEDSGSPGPRPRQRQDACSNGHLRESSSHNSCSVAFIS, encoded by the exons ATGTTTAACATGTTTAC GGTTTTATTTGAACACGAAGGAGTCTTCATACAACCGAGCAGTGATGAAGATGCCATCACGCAGGATTTACTTGTTTCAGGGTCACTCCGGATCATTGACAGG GATGGAGAGATCATTGTGGAGTACAGACCTTTGGAAGACACTGTCGACCCGTCCAACATGCTGTGTGCCGGCAAG GACTCCAGTTCAGTCGTGGAGTGGACTCAGTGTCCTGGTGACAGGTCTCAGCAGCTGTTAGAAACTCAGCACAGCTACGAGACAGAGTGGGACATGGTCAACGCCGTGTCCTTCAGGAAGAAGCCCTGCACAAACGGAGAGG GCTCCATGAACCACAGCCATGAGAGGAGCAGGTGGGCGTTTACCTTCAGCGTCGGTGACCTCAGGTCCATCACGGTGAGGGAAGAAGGCTGGACCTTTCTGATCTGCAAGCTGAAGgactcctcctccctccccgCTCTGCACTTCCACCAGGGCGGCAGCAGAGAGTTCCTGGACAACCTGAGGAGGTTCGCTCTGCTCACTGA gtcTCTGGATGATGAGACGTGTCTGCTGCTCAGCACTCCAAACAAAACCCTGTCCCAGTCCTTCGAGAACCTTCTGGATGACAACAACTTCGGCATCGTTCAT AAGTTCAGAAAGGACCCATATGTGACCACTCTGGGCGGCTTCTCCAAAGTCACCAACTACTTATTCGACGCTCTGCGGGGGGCGGAGGAGCAACACCAGCGCCCCCCAGAGGAGGTGGCTGACCTGCTGGGGGAAGTCATCCCAGGACTGGAGATCAACCAGCAGGAGGAGCCGGGCTTCGAGGTCATCACCAGG ATCGACCTGGGAACGAGGCCTCAGGTGACGAGGAGGGAGCCTCTGTCTGTGGAGGACTGGGCCAAATACCAAGATCCAGAGGGGAGGATGATCAACATCTCACAGCTCAAACAAGCCATCTTCAAAGGG gggCTGTATCACGCGGTGAGGAAGGAGGCGTGGAAGTTTCTGTTGGGGTATTTTCCCTGGGACAGCACGCTGGAGGAGAGGAAAGCTCTGCAGAGAACCAAAAC TGACGAATACTTCAGGatgaagctgcagtggaaatcAGTCAGcgaggagcaggagaggagaaacTCCAGGCTCAGAGACTACAGGAGTCTGATAG AGAAAGATGTGAACCGAACAGACAGAACAAACCGGTTCTACGAAGGCATCGATAACCCAGGCCTGGTTCTGCTGCACGACATCCTCATGACCTACTGCATGTTCGACTTCGACCTGG GCTACGTTCAGGGGATGAGCGACCTGCTGTCACCGATCCTCTACGTGATGGAGAACGAGGTGGACGCCTTCTGGTGCTTTGTCTCCTTCATGGACCAAATG caccAGAACTTCGAGGAGCAGATGCAGGGGATGAAGAATCAGCTGATTCAGCTCAGCTTGCTGCTCAGACTGTTGGACTTGGTCTTCTGGAACTACCTCG AGTCTCAGGATTCAGGCTACCTGTATTTCTGTTTCCGCTGGTTGTTGATCAGATTTAAGCGGGAGCTCAGTTTCCAGGACGTTCTCCGACTCTGGGAG GTGATGTGGACCGGTCTGCCCTGTCAGAACTTCCACCTGCTGGTCTGCTGTGCCATCCTGGactcagagaaacagaaaatcatgGAGGAGAACTTCGGCTTCAATGAAATCCTCAAG CACATTAACGAACTTTCAATGAAGCTGGACATTGAAGAGATCCTTCAGAAGGCAGAGGGCATCTGTCTGCAGATAAAGGGCTGTAAG
- the tbc1d15 gene encoding TBC1 domain family member 15 isoform X1 — protein MAAESVHKVLFEHEGVFIQPSSDEDAITQDLLVSGSLRIIDRDGEIIVEYRPLEDTVDPSNMLCAGKDSSSVVEWTQCPGDRSQQLLETQHSYETEWDMVNAVSFRKKPCTNGEGSMNHSHERSRWAFTFSVGDLRSITVREEGWTFLICKLKDSSSLPALHFHQGGSREFLDNLRRFALLTESLDDETCLLLSTPNKTLSQSFENLLDDNNFGIVHKFRKDPYVTTLGGFSKVTNYLFDALRGAEEQHQRPPEEVADLLGEVIPGLEINQQEEPGFEVITRIDLGTRPQVTRREPLSVEDWAKYQDPEGRMINISQLKQAIFKGGLYHAVRKEAWKFLLGYFPWDSTLEERKALQRTKTDEYFRMKLQWKSVSEEQERRNSRLRDYRSLIEKDVNRTDRTNRFYEGIDNPGLVLLHDILMTYCMFDFDLGYVQGMSDLLSPILYVMENEVDAFWCFVSFMDQMHQNFEEQMQGMKNQLIQLSLLLRLLDLVFWNYLESQDSGYLYFCFRWLLIRFKRELSFQDVLRLWEVMWTGLPCQNFHLLVCCAILDSEKQKIMEENFGFNEILKHINELSMKLDIEEILQKAEGICLQIKGCKDLPHSISGILGFDTNVCGSNAEDSGSPGPRPRQRQDACSNGHLRESSSHNSCSVAFIS, from the exons ATGGCGGCGGAGTCGGTTCACAAG GTTTTATTTGAACACGAAGGAGTCTTCATACAACCGAGCAGTGATGAAGATGCCATCACGCAGGATTTACTTGTTTCAGGGTCACTCCGGATCATTGACAGG GATGGAGAGATCATTGTGGAGTACAGACCTTTGGAAGACACTGTCGACCCGTCCAACATGCTGTGTGCCGGCAAG GACTCCAGTTCAGTCGTGGAGTGGACTCAGTGTCCTGGTGACAGGTCTCAGCAGCTGTTAGAAACTCAGCACAGCTACGAGACAGAGTGGGACATGGTCAACGCCGTGTCCTTCAGGAAGAAGCCCTGCACAAACGGAGAGG GCTCCATGAACCACAGCCATGAGAGGAGCAGGTGGGCGTTTACCTTCAGCGTCGGTGACCTCAGGTCCATCACGGTGAGGGAAGAAGGCTGGACCTTTCTGATCTGCAAGCTGAAGgactcctcctccctccccgCTCTGCACTTCCACCAGGGCGGCAGCAGAGAGTTCCTGGACAACCTGAGGAGGTTCGCTCTGCTCACTGA gtcTCTGGATGATGAGACGTGTCTGCTGCTCAGCACTCCAAACAAAACCCTGTCCCAGTCCTTCGAGAACCTTCTGGATGACAACAACTTCGGCATCGTTCAT AAGTTCAGAAAGGACCCATATGTGACCACTCTGGGCGGCTTCTCCAAAGTCACCAACTACTTATTCGACGCTCTGCGGGGGGCGGAGGAGCAACACCAGCGCCCCCCAGAGGAGGTGGCTGACCTGCTGGGGGAAGTCATCCCAGGACTGGAGATCAACCAGCAGGAGGAGCCGGGCTTCGAGGTCATCACCAGG ATCGACCTGGGAACGAGGCCTCAGGTGACGAGGAGGGAGCCTCTGTCTGTGGAGGACTGGGCCAAATACCAAGATCCAGAGGGGAGGATGATCAACATCTCACAGCTCAAACAAGCCATCTTCAAAGGG gggCTGTATCACGCGGTGAGGAAGGAGGCGTGGAAGTTTCTGTTGGGGTATTTTCCCTGGGACAGCACGCTGGAGGAGAGGAAAGCTCTGCAGAGAACCAAAAC TGACGAATACTTCAGGatgaagctgcagtggaaatcAGTCAGcgaggagcaggagaggagaaacTCCAGGCTCAGAGACTACAGGAGTCTGATAG AGAAAGATGTGAACCGAACAGACAGAACAAACCGGTTCTACGAAGGCATCGATAACCCAGGCCTGGTTCTGCTGCACGACATCCTCATGACCTACTGCATGTTCGACTTCGACCTGG GCTACGTTCAGGGGATGAGCGACCTGCTGTCACCGATCCTCTACGTGATGGAGAACGAGGTGGACGCCTTCTGGTGCTTTGTCTCCTTCATGGACCAAATG caccAGAACTTCGAGGAGCAGATGCAGGGGATGAAGAATCAGCTGATTCAGCTCAGCTTGCTGCTCAGACTGTTGGACTTGGTCTTCTGGAACTACCTCG AGTCTCAGGATTCAGGCTACCTGTATTTCTGTTTCCGCTGGTTGTTGATCAGATTTAAGCGGGAGCTCAGTTTCCAGGACGTTCTCCGACTCTGGGAG GTGATGTGGACCGGTCTGCCCTGTCAGAACTTCCACCTGCTGGTCTGCTGTGCCATCCTGGactcagagaaacagaaaatcatgGAGGAGAACTTCGGCTTCAATGAAATCCTCAAG CACATTAACGAACTTTCAATGAAGCTGGACATTGAAGAGATCCTTCAGAAGGCAGAGGGCATCTGTCTGCAGATAAAGGGCTGTAAG